DNA sequence from the Marinobacter adhaerens HP15 genome:
AGTGGAGCAAATTTTGACCAGCAAACTACACAAATGCTGGTGCGATGTTGGGATGGTGATACTGAGTTTCTTACGACCGAACAGGAGGGAGGAGAGCGTCTATCTTTGACATTTTCAGTCATCCAGACTTGGGTTGATGGGCATCGAGCGCCCTCCGCCGCTCGCGGGCTAAATGAACTTGGTACTCAGGAATCCAGGTTTGGTTTTTTCTCCGTGAGCTCTCAGGACCCGCTCTTTAAAACGGTGCTCAACATCGGGCCGCTCAAGACTGATGGGGCAGACGAGTTCGCAGTTTTTCCGCTCTGGTGGGTCGGTGAGCTGGAAGGAATGCTCATCTTGCCTAAAGGTGAAGCTCTAACTTATAAGCAATTGTCGATCGTAAGTAATGTGCTTGTTAGTCTGTCTGGCGTTGCCGCGCGATACCGACTAGTTGCTGAGTTAACTCAGAAGGCCCATTTCGACCAACTCACAGGATTGGTTAATCGTCGATTTATGGACGAGTTGCTCTTTAATGAAATCGAGCGATGTCGGCGGTATAGAAACCCGATGACCGTTTTGTTGTTAGATATCGATCATTTTAAGTCTATCAACGATACATTCGGTCATGACGTTGGTGATCGCGTCCTGGAAGCCGTGGCATCTCGGTTGAAAGGTGCCGTTCGCTCTGTGGACTCTGTCGCAAGATGGGGTGGGGAAGAGTTCATCGTTATGTTGGCTGAAACCAATCTTTCGAGTGCCTTAGTTGTCGGAGAGAATATTCGGAAGACGGTTGAGAGGGGCGAATATGCATTAAATCGTCCCGTGACCGTTAGTATCGGAGTGTCGCAATTTAAAAAAGACGACACGGTTGATTCTTTGTTGAAGCGAGCCGATATCGCTCTGTATGATGCTAAGGAAAGAGGTCGCAATCAAGTAGTTGCAAGTGATCCAGAATGACGCCTCTTGAAGCGACTAGCCGTTGATGCGTTTAGTTTGCTGCTTAAAAATATATCGAAATAGCTTTTGTCGGTCCGACTCCTCAATGTGGTCGAATTCAAACCTCGCAGAGACGATACCCTCATCAGACAGGTTTTCTGCGCCAACTAAGGTGGCGGCTAGATCGAGGGGACGTGTCTCGTCGTTTAACTCCAGATTGATGAGAACCCTCTGGCCTGCCTGGGGCACGCTTACTCTTTTAGGGAAATCAATCCGTATGCCGCCTTCGCTGAGAGATACATGGTAGAGTTCGGGTATTGGCAATTGCTCCGGTATCAACGGCGATTTGTTTAAAACTGTTTTAAGCGTATCGTCTATAGCTTGTCGAAAATTCCCGTCTCCCAAACGTGAGGGTATAAACTCCGATTCTTTATATATCTTTATGAGAAGATCTTCCAATTCGTCCAACGATAGCTTGTATACGGGTTCGCTAGAGTTTAACCCAAGTCTAATCAAGCGCT
Encoded proteins:
- a CDS encoding PilZ domain-containing protein, encoding MEQRRFFRIRDKLKVSVFLRNGERLIRLGLNSSEPVYKLSLDELEDLLIKIYKESEFIPSRLGDGNFRQAIDDTLKTVLNKSPLIPEQLPIPELYHVSLSEGGIRIDFPKRVSVPQAGQRVLINLELNDETRPLDLAATLVGAENLSDEGIVSARFEFDHIEESDRQKLFRYIFKQQTKRING